A part of Capsicum annuum cultivar UCD-10X-F1 chromosome 6, UCD10Xv1.1, whole genome shotgun sequence genomic DNA contains:
- the LOC107872835 gene encoding sister chromatid cohesion protein PDS5 homolog C, whose translation MAPLENELERKIDEVGDKLMEHPVSLDELLPMLDQAESFLSKVEQSPGKSMHEALSPLMKALVANDLLRHSDVDVKVAVASCISEITRITAPDAPYDDEKMKDVFQLIVSSFENLNDKSSRSYNKRVMILETVAKVRSCVVMLDLECDTLITEMFQHFIKTIREDHSESVFPSMVTIMTLVLEESEEVPKELLTPLLTSVIKDSAEATPIAKRLGETVLANCAAKLKPYLPQAVDSLQIPLNEYDKIVTSVLEGTLPAVDGINDSAPKDQSMAESAREEAGSEDVDPAVNGSPKSITSNGVSLENVGLAAETESSMKAGDHDEVDLHDASKIPSKSESDDSRVEKSTKSESKSEQPAKKRGRKTNSSINSAESSHQASEESGKETEKLQDHQNDQNKDDQRSASEDPAVEQCNSLEKEPETTPQHSAPKESEEEVVNVAPSSLGESVPDESAPKKDDQPKDDSLNQEESASEKEFEAGSDLEAKQARRSLKKTPLEPCRKEKGGSTSDTELKKQKQSGKKIDTKNKSQVGPSVRNKEDGKKRGHGKASLETVPSQESPGHSVKQDEDNEVEIPRTTVKRKRSSGKGRGSRQVVQERAPTPESPDNSIKHESDEDETLMTSAKKRASSGKNRVTEAVQGGRNLVGKKIKVWWPLDEKFYEGIVGSYDSSKKKFTVNYVDGDVEKINLSKERWQLVEDDNISEEEQVASADAASESHKKKKPRNTEPSSKHEMEATPKSKSKDTTKSGQKSKGKLNLKDSTSKSGGRTDDTISNKSGAQSKKSTGKSVDTEKLSARSKDVRSTPKSKSRQDTPSTTANKSKQESVKAAMKSKNKTSQSGGKPSANGKEKLKSSSSKVKESENPKERPDSSIKEKFSSSSKERQNETKSGKKRARGKN comes from the exons CAAGCTGAGTCTTTCCTGTCAAAAGTGGAGCAATCACCGGGGAAGTCAATGCATGAAGCACTTTCTCCATTGATGAAGGCATTGGTTGCAAATGACCTCTTGAGGCATTCTGATGTTGATGTGAAGGTCGCAGTTGCTTCCTGTATTAGTGAGATAACTAGAATTACTGCACCAGACGCTCCATATGATGATGAGAAAATGAAG GATGTCTTTCAATTAATTGTATCATCCTTTGAGAATTTAAATGACAAGTCCAGCAGATCATATAATAAGAGGGTGATGATCCTTGAGACAGTGGCCAAGGTCAGGTCATGTGTTGTCATGCTGGATCTAGAATGTGATACGCTCATTACTGAAATGTTTCAGCATTTCATTAAAACTATAAG AGAGGATCACTCTGAGAGTGTTTTCCCATCCATGGTAACAATCATGACTCTTGTGCTGGAAGAAAGTGAAGAAGTACCCAAGGAATTGCTTACCCCTCTATTGACTAGTGTTATAAAGGACAGTGCG GAGGCCACACCAATTGCTAAAAGGTTGGGAGAGACGGTACTTGCAAACTGTGCAGCGAAGCTTAAGCCTTACTTGCCGCAAGCAGTAGACTCATTGCAAATCCCCTTGAATGAGTACGATAAAATTGTTACTTCAGTGTTGGAAGGGACTCTTCCAGCTGTTGATGGTATTAATGACAGTGCTCCCAAGGACCAATCG ATGGCTGAGAGCGCAAGGGAGGAGGCAGGTTCGGAAGATGTTGATCCTGCTGTGAATGGATCTCCCAAGTCAATCACAAGTAATGGCGTCAGTTTGGAGAATGTGGGATTGGCTGCTGAAACAGAATCGTCGATGAAGGCTGGGGATCATGATGAGGTAGATCTGCATGATGCTTCAAAGATACCATCCAAATCTGAATCTGATGATTCAAGGGTTGAAAAATCTACGAAGTCAGAGTCCAAGTCAGAGCAACCTGCTAAGAAAAGAGGAAGGAAGACAAACTCTTCAATAAACTCAGCAGAATCTTCTCACCAAGCTTCTGAAGAAAGTGGTAAAGAAACAGAGAAACTTCAAGATCATCAGAATGATCAAAACAAAGATGACCAAAGATCAGCTTCTGAAGACCCAGCGGTTGAGCAGTGCAACTCGTTGGAGAAGGAACCAGAAACTACTCCTCAACACTCTGCGCCTAAAGAATCGGAGGAGGAAGTTGTGAATGTTGCTCCTTCATCCCTAGGTGAGAGCGTTCCTGATGAGAGTGCACCGAAGAAGGATGATCAGCCAAAGGACGACAGTTTAAATCAAGAAGAGAGTGCATCTGAGAAGGAATTTGAAGCTGGAAGTGACTTGGAAGCTAAGCAGGCGAGGCGCTCTTTGAAGAAAACTCCTTTAGAGCCTTGTCGTAAGGAGAAAGGTGGATCCACCAGTGATACAGAGCTTAAAAAGCAGAAGCAATCGGGTAAGAAGATTGATACCAAAAATAAGAGTCAGGTTGGTCCATCTGTGAGAAATAAAGAAGATGGCAAAAAGCGTGGACATGGAAAAGCTAGTCTG GAGACGGTGCCTTCACAAGAGTCTCCTGGTCACTCTGTTAAACAGGATGAAGATAATGAAGTGGAAATCCCCAGGACTACTGTAAAGAGAAAACGTTCTTCAGGAAAGGGCAGG GGTAGTAGGCAAGTTGTGCAGGAGAGAGCACCTACGCCAGAGTCTCCTGATAACTCTATTAAACATGaaagtgatgaagatgaaacacTCATGACAAGTGCAAAGAAAAGGGCTTCTTCAGGCAAGAACAGG GTAACAGAGGCTGTGCAAGGTGGTAGGAACCTGGTTGGTAAAAAGATCAAAGTCTGGTGGCCTTTGGATGAGAA GTTTTATGAAGGCATTGTTGGCAGTTATGATTCTTCCAAGAAGAAGTTCACA GTTAACTATGTTGATGGGGATGTAGAAAAAATCAATCTCTCGAAGGAACGCTGGCAACTTGTTGAAGATGATAATATTTCAGAAGAG GAGCAAGTAGCAAGTGCTGATGCAGCTTCTGAAAG TCATAAGAAGAAAAAACCTAGAAATACTGAACCATCATCAAAGCACGAAATGGAGGCTACACCCAAAAG CAAGTCAAAAGACACAACAAAATCTGGACAGAAATCCAAGGGTAAGCTCAACTTGAAAGACAGCACCTCAAAATCTGGTGGGAGAACTGACGACACAATCAGCAACAAGTCTGGGGCCCAATCTAAAAAGAGCACGGGCAAATCTGTTGATACTGAAAAGCTATCTGCCAGGTCGAAAGATGTTAGAAGTACTCCAAAATCCAAGTCCAGGCAAGACACTCCATCAACGACAGCCAACAAATCCAAGCAAGAAAGTGTTAAAGCTGCCatgaagtccaaaaataaaacctCCCAAAGTGGTGGCAAGCCCAGTGCCAATGGCAAGGAGAAGTTAAAATCTAGTTCGTCAAAggttaaagagagtgagaacccGAAGGAAAGACCTGATAGCAGCATCAAGGAGAAATTCTCTAGCTCATCGAAGGAACGGCAAAATGAGACAAAGAGCGGGAAGAAGCGAGCGAGAGGAAAAAACTGA